The window CGAACCAACCTCGTGCACAATGATGTCAATAGCAGAAGgtaagcagagaaaaaacaatttgTTTCCTCCCTTCTAATTGCTTCCCATTACCATATTCCTAGTTCTCtcttatagaaataaaaaagaaagcatttcagcGAAAAGTAATTTCCAAGACAAAACTAATTGTAGAAATGCTATTGTTCTTGGTGAAAATAACAAACTGACAAATGATTGTTATCAGAAAAAGGTCTCATTTATGAATATCTCTTCTCAGACTACACCACAGAAAACCTTCACACTATTCATGTGGTATTTTTTCTTAGGAAGTACAGACACTGAAGAATAATTACCCTAAATTCCCATAGCTTGCTCAAGTATTGCAGTGTCACACGCAGAAGATTTAAGCGATTGCCTATTAAACGgcttgacttttttgttttttaaatatttaccttACTGTAAAGCTATTTTTGCTTGCCCATAGCTGCAGGATTTAGTCATCTTCCTTGCTTATTATgatttccaaagcaaaacaaaggcttTAATAAAAGATGGCCATTGGTGTAGGACAGAACTACTTATTAAGTACTAACTAGTTAATACATAACCACAGAGAGGTTAAATAAAAGTGGAATGTAATTTAAGTGCTCATTAAAATGCAAAGGGTACATAGAAAGCACTTTTGCTATTTTATATATCAGCCTGGAAAAGCGAAgcctctggggagaccttatagcagccttccagtacctaaagggggcctacgggaaggatggggagggactctggatcagggagtggagtgataggatgaggggcaacggtttcaaactgaaagaggggagatttagattggatatcaggaagaaattctttactgtgagggtggtgagacactggcccaggttgcccagggaagctgtggctgccgcattcctggaagtgttcaaggccaggctggatggggcttgagcagcctggtctagtgggaggtgtccctgcccatggcagggggggtggaactagatgatctttaaggtcccttccaacccaaaccattctgtgattctatgattctatattacaACCCAATTAAAATCAATGTTAtccaagatattttttcttattaccGATTACATCTGCCTAAGAAATGGCAATGCAGCAAATGCGTCCCACAGAAGAGCTTGTGTCACACAGCCCAGACAGATATGCTCTTCTGTTTCCAGCACAACGTGGAAGTTCACACGTGGACGTGTTTGTGGGTGCCGTCGCAGGTCATGCTGGGCTGTGCAGACGGACAGATCAACTGTGCTGAAAGAGGGGCAGAGCGAGCACAGGGCTGCTCCTCACAGGGAGGATGGCAAACAAGAGACAATAAATTTGAGTCGGGAACCTAGCTTTGGCCTCTacttccagagcagcagcaacTGCATGTAATAAGGAGCAGAAAACTGAAGCCAGAGACTGTTTGTAGAAAGAGCAATCATTATTTCTCCATAGGTTCATACATAATGTAAGGGAgttggggagggagaggacagaAGACATTCATCTAAGTGtctctgaaatgtgaaaataatacTAAGAGGGAGGAGTGAAACTGTGGAGGTCTGAAAAGCCAACTGTTACAAAgacattatttatttacaaagcaaacagCATACAAGCTcacttgcttttgctgctgtagGCATctgttatttgttattttaaaaataatgtatttcagacattttaaacaCATTCACAAACAAGCCGGGTAATGCACTGTTTATGTCTCTGTGCCTCTCCCCAAGGACAGTTGCTCACTTCCTTGCCAAAGCAAACAATATAACATTTATGAAGGTCAAATAACAGAAAGGAAGCTATGTTCATTAAAGGGACACTATCAAATCAAAAATAGGAATTTAAATGGGGCTGAGCTGTTGGTCCGTAAgtttaaacaaaaccaacatgAACGCATTTCTAAGTGACAAGGAACTTTCAATAAAATTTAGTTAAGTCAGAAAGGTAATATGCACTAATCCTAATAACTTATACACAAGTCATTTTGAGAATAATATTAAATTTTCTATTTCAGGGCTTAACACAGTCTCCTGATGAGTTTTTCTTAATGTATACGAAAGAGCTTCCAATCTGCTCACTGGGAGTATTTTGCACTAATTTTGTTGGTTTCACCTTTTCTGTTTACTCAACTTAGATAACAACTCCATTTACACAGTTTAATTTTCACTTACAGTGAAGGCTGTGTACATTTTGACACAAACTCAACAATTATGTGACAAAACTCCCTGTCTTTTGTGATATAATGTTCCAGCAGTCACAGCTCATGATCATTATTAGACAatataaaaaattacaaatttgaaTAAATATACTAAAAGAGCAAGTATTCCAAACGACCTTGATATCCTGTTtccaatataaattaaaaaacaaaacaaaacagtactgGAAAGATCTCTTGCATTATTAATCTCAGTCCCATGTTCTGTCATGTTTACTGGCAATTCAATGATTTCTGCAAGAGAATTAGCCTCCTTTGAAACCTGCAAGGCTTCTTGCCTCATCGAAATCCTACAAGAAGGCTGTCTTCAAAGCTCATCGTAAAAAAACACTCCCAATTTTCAATCACAAAAGTATTTGTGGTTTATCTGTATGCTTTGGCTCTTGTGCTATCATCAGCTTTTGTCTTAAATGGTTATTCCACATTGTTCAAAATCAGTATTTCTTGTCAGCAACGACACATCTCAGCCTTCACTTTGACAGGCGAAAACGAGCTCTAgttgcctccttttgcaaggagACACTCTGTTCCCTGGAGTGCTGCAGTAATGCTTCTCCATGCTTCGTAAAGGATAAATTAAACTTCTTTGAATGGGGCTAAACAGCATTATAAAACGTACTACACAGCAGATGTTACCATTGCTTTTTACAATGGCACTGTTTCCTTTATGTAGTGGAAACTTTTTGATTTGCACATTCTAGGGCTTCATTGCCTTTTTCAGAGTAGCATCAGCTCCTGGAAATGACTAATACATCAAGTCTTTTCTCCTGTACTCTCATTTTCCACCGAGAAACTTCCATTTTACAGCATACAGCTTTAGGTAAATGAAGTTGCATTTTGTGCTATTGAATCACAATTTATTCCTATTAATTTCCTCTCCCTTGTCATCCCAGATTTATGTCTATGCCATTCCAATTTTCTTCTGGGTTGCCTGTATCTCACTTCTTAGAATCACCAACATGCTACTATTTCCTATGCCAGTATcatttatgaaaattttaaataagcCCAGTCCCACAACCAGACCTTTAGGAATTCATTAGTAACTTCTTCTAATCCAATACTTTCCCTGAAATTGTCAGCAACATTCCTGAAATCTTCTATTCTCCTTTAAGCATCTCTTTAGCCACCatgaaattcttattttattctcCATGTTTTCCATGACTACTACCGATAAAAGTTTCATATATGGCACCATATCAAATCTTTAATTCAAGTTCAGATAGATAAAAAGTCTGCTATCCCTTCTTAGTATATACAATCCATCTTAATGAGAGGATGTTAGGTTAGCCTGTGATACTGCATTTTGCATTTCACTCCATTTTCCCTTTGGCTTTGTGATAAGTGgtagaatatttatttttgggAGTCTGTAGTGGAAAATTagtaattatttctaaaaatttccaccataaaatgaaaatatcaatagaaaaagaTATCTTTTTCTTACATTTGATCTGTTTAAAGAGATTTCtccaaaatttaaaattttattctgatttgGTCTGATAATACCAGGTGAAATGTGATATCTGTTCTGAGGAACAATCAAGTCAATCGCAAAAATGTAAAAGCCATAAATATTATTTCTCctagtaattatttttgttttgtaaataccTTTCGCTTTCAGCAGTTTGCATGGTTTCCAGCTTTGAGTGAGCTCCTCTGTTAAATCCTTTCACCTCTTGCTCCTCTAAAGATTCCAGCAGTCTAATCACATCTTTATTCACACCCCTTCGTTTTGCAAGGACAAGCGGTGTTGCACCTTGGTGATTGCTAAAATAACCCCACAAAAGgacatgggaagaaaagaaacttttaatATAGAAATTTTGTAACAAGACAACTCAGCACAACACATTACAATTTAGTAAGTCCTCAGAACTATTTTCTGTCATATCAGACAGTAAGAAATTCCTGTCTACACAAGTTATAGCGTAACTGACTACAGAAGAAAATCAGTATATTTAGGTTTGAAACTGCATAACGCTTTTTCCTCTCAAGAAAATCAAAATCCCTAGTACTCTAATTCAATTGGAATCTCTGTGTGTTATAACAAACAATAGATTTATGTCAATGTTCAAGATTAAGCCTAATTTCAAGAAAGGATTGTGCAATCTGGTTCCTCATAGTTCCTTTTTCCATGTGGGTATTAGGACATcaggcaaaaatgaaataaaatacacatggTCCCTCCGCtactattaaaataatattgaataGGACCAGAGCTGCCTTCAGACTAGGGATTTTCACCAGAGTTGTTTgaaatgagaaacaaacaaaaaaaaccgcCTACAAATCACAACCCATAAAGAATCTGCTCTGCCTTATAACTAGTTTTGCTGAGTTGAAAACATTAATGAGGGACAGGTGAAAAAAGGACAGATTTAAAAACTCAAAGGTTTTGAAGTTACTACGTGTTTTTGAAATGTGTTGTGACTATGCAGAAAGTTccacaaacaaaataattcagtTACTGCAGTGAAACAGCTAGTTATTTTGCAGCTTGAGAGCTTGCATCTGAGCACTGGCATCTGACAGCTGCTGGAAGCCAGAAGGAAAGAATacacaatatttaaaagaagGGCTGAGTCACAGActttgagggaggggggaaaacccTGAAAGGCAGCATTGTTACCAAAGGAGTATGGGAATGAACTGACACACACTTacactgtattttctttgtcttataCAGTACAACAACTACAACAATAGAACTGTGGTGGAGAAAATTCTTTTTAAGTAGTCAATGTGATTTTTCTCTGGTGCCAACCACCCACACCTGGCTGTCTGGCCAAACCAGGATCGCAATGTCATCAGTGAGGCAGAATTAGATACAGCAGCCCTCACCAGCAgctgctatttttatttgctttgcttgttgCACAGGCTAGCAGAAGCGGCCTCCTATTGTTTTCCTGCCTTCTAACTTTGTGTTTTCATTAAGCGATACCTAAAAAAAGTTGAATTGCAACAAATATAGCAtttcagaaacagcagatttATATGCAAGGCTCTGGCGACAGAAGAgtaatatattataaaatatgtgttgtaaaaaaaccacaaaagtgaCTTACCAAATATCAATTTTAAGTCCATTAGAAACCAGGAACTGGATGGTATCCACATGCCCACAGAGGTGAAGGGCTGTGTTACCTTGGTAATCAGTGGCTAGTAGGTCAGCACCAAATTTATGCAAGAGCTGACAGATGTCTACGTTTCCTCTGGCTGCAGCGAGGTGAAGGCCAGTTCGGCCTCGGCTGTCACGAATATTTGGGTCGAAACCGCTCTCTAACAGTCGTTTGGAATAGTTAAAATCTCCATCAATGCAAGCCTGCAGCAGCGGCACATTTGTCTGGGAAGAGTCGTTCACAAACACGTAGGACATTGTTCTGATTCTCTCTGGAGTAGGTGACTAACCTGCAAGTAGAAGTGGGAAGAAATTATGGTGAAACCAGGTAACACAGTACAAATATTCAGTAGGCTGCTCAGGTTCCCAAACAAGAATGCAAACTAGCTCATAAACCAACTCTGAAATCTTCCCGTCTTATGTATTAACTTTGTGTTCTGCATTCCCTTCTGGTAATATGGAAAGAGCTCCTTTTAGTCGCGCTCACACCtctggaaacagcagcaaagcttTATCATTACATAAAACTGGTAAGATCAATGCCACAAACGCCAAACAGGTGATTAGCTTTCACCTACTAAGAGATCACATGTACCAGTACTGATATTAAAGGGCAAAACACTAGatcagaaatgaaaaggagaagaacCACCTTTCATAAATTGGGAAACTATAAACAATTCAGTTGACAGATACAGTGACGCTAACTGCAGTTCTTGCTAGCTATAAGCAAAGCTACTCCAGTGGGATTAGCACCATCTGAATTTGAACTTTGATGCACAAAGTACAGTCAGTTGCTGAAATTGCTTGATTACTGTAAATACTAATTCCTTCATTCTgcaagaaataaatttttcaatACTCTCTGCAGAACATTATTTTATAGTGGCACAGATACACAAACTACTGAACATAGAAGAATAGCAATACGGACCATAGAAAACGAGTGCATTATGTGAAATTGCCCACCTGCAAGTGAAAACTGGAAGTGGGGCCAAGAAGGACAATGGTAAAATCAAGTACAGAGCTATTCTGGGTTCAACTAGAACCCCAATATGGAGAAGCACAAATGTAGTTTCCACGGCTTAATACTAAATAAAGGATTTTCTATATCAGGACCTAAAGGAGGAAGACAAATGTTGTTTTACCCTATATTTCTTGATATAGAACATTTCATGAACTATGATTTACTTTTTGCAGAAGAATATTTTAAGGATGAGTCAAATAACGAGCATATGATGACACTGTGTGCTTACGGGACACAGAAAAGATGACTTGAAAACAATAAGGAATAAAAGAGAATGACTATGCAAGAGGACGGTAAAATGTGTGTGAGGCAATggtaagaagaaatgaaaacatctaGGAGACTGGACAGCAAAGCATTGCACTGCCTCAGAGaggaggtaaaaaagaaaaaaaataatcacataaacCAGTAAAAATCCTCACAAGAAATCTCAATACAGACATGACACAGTTCAAGtgacaggaaggaaaagtgaTTTTACTAGATAAGCTTTGAATGGAAACTGAACTGAAACTTCACTTGAAACAGTATATTTCACTTGCCCAGGGTTTGTGTTTTGGGCTCATGACGTAGCAGTGTTCTGACTAACTATGTGAACCTCTCATTAAGACTGCTATACGCAGATTTAAATTTTCTCATCTATATAAGGTATCCTTCCACACCAGTGCACTCATTCAGCCGGGAGAATGGAAACATGGCCAGTAGCCAAAGAACTTGATTTAAAACCTCTCCTTTTTTTGAGAGTTTATAATGCCTGTATTTTATAGCTCTTTCCCCACGTTTTAGATCAAATTCAAGATCAAAGTACCTacagaagtaatttcaaaatgtttACACACTGGTCTGATTAACAGCTGTAGCATTTGGGGCTGTTGAGGTTAATAAATCATATTCAAACTTCACTAGTTTGTATTTCCTATCTGGACAAATCCTGCTACATGTACCAACACTGCCTAGTTTCCCAGTGCAGGAAtgcacaactttttttctttcttggaccCAGAAGAGAAAGAGATCGGAATAACTTCTAGTCCTGGTATCTGTACAAGGAATGATTTTAAGCAGAGTACATTCCCCTCGGCTGCGAGGACGTCTTCGAGCACGTGATGGTCTATCACTGGCTCAAGCACCCTCTTCCACAATCATTCCAATAGCAAAAGGCCAGTTCAGTGATGTACAGTAAAACTTTTCATGCAAGACTGGTGTCGTTTAGGGCACTAACAGATTTCCTATAACCCTAcacaaaaagaaaggacaatGTACTTATTCACATTTCCAATGAATATGTTACAAAACCCCCGGATGTTGCAAAGCTATGATTCCCACTGACAGCAGTTTCAGTTTTCTTGCCCATTTCCCACCCAAATCATAAATGATGCAAGAATGTTTCTTTAACTCTGCTAGTCCAAcctttgctgagaaaaataaaaaatacagaaactggGCCCAGTTTCTGTACAATGTGATTGTGACCTTTACATTATGCACTAAATCTTCCCTAAAGCAAGATCATAAATCATTTAAAAACCTCCAATTATCAGCCATAGTAACAGCGTATTAACAGCACAAAACCCTACTTGTACTTGATAAAAAGATCATGGTTCGCttgtaaaataatatttgagTGTTTAAACCTCTTTAATAAAACAAGGCCTAACataaatcaacaacaaaaaactatACTGGAAGAGACATACGCTATTTGAGAAACAGTATGGCATACTCTGTTAAATGTAAACTAAagtttatattttcattccagACGTGAAAGTCTGGTAAAGCCTTACAGAATTCCCCCTCACTTCACATACAACTCTGATGAAACATCAGCTAATCATACCAGAGAAAAATCCCTCACCACTTTATCTTCTGAGGAAAGGAAGCACAAAGATCAGCAGTTATCAGAAAATGTAACTGGAAGTAATTCTGATTCAGAATTTATTATTGCTAGAATCTTTTAGAATTGATCTCTGAAGTGCAGAAAACTAAAGTGAAACCTTAGTATTTCACAGtaagaaagaaataaaccccaacaAATCCTTCTTCCCAACACTTGAAAATTGTGGCCCACGCAAATGCATTCAAACACGAAAAAAATCTGGACCATCTGGTTTGATTTATCTTTGtgattaaaaagatttttttctacaaACACAAATTTATTTCACATATGGCTACCTAACCTATGTCAGATATGAGCTGCATACAAAGCTGAACTATATGCCATCTTTAAAATGCCAGTCCCCAAATGATATGTTCTTGTCTCAAATTTAACCCAATTTAGCAAAATTCCCTGTCTAacaaagctcaggaaaaaaactACAATAGTCGACTTAATTAGATATTTTTGAATAAACAAACTGTGGTTACATTTCTGTCCACAGTATGTATCAAAAAGCTTATTGCTGTAATGAATATCTACTGCAGTGGATTTAGAAACAAAACTCCAAAGCATTACGGCATTCTCTTTCAATAGCTTCTGGAAGGTGAATAAAAACTCTGAACCTGCCTAAAAGCTGGTACACCTACCATTAAGCATTAATTTCACAGGCACAAATTAGGACAAACGGACTTGCATTAGTAACAAGACACAGAAGTATTGCAAAATGAGCATTCTGAATATCCCTATAAATTACTACTACTGGAGTTAAATAAATCTAATTTGGTTCAGTAAGTGAGTGTTTCTAAAAATGCCTCACCATCTACTGAAAATGTATCTTATAAATTacacttttgttaaaaaaaaaaaagtttcactgtTAAATAACTTGGTACTTTGATAGAAAAttagttttgtgaaaaaaaataaattcaaagacgTCCTCCCAAGCAAGGAGGATTCCCATTAAAAGGCATAATATAAGAATATATTTTCCCTGAATTTATACAACACGGATATCGCCTGAGCACAGTGTACTTTTActaataattttagaaattatgGTGTAAGCCCCTTCTTCAATGACACACGTGGGCTAGTACAGGATAAGAAAATCTAATTGAactgttctgttttcaaaagaaatgcttaTATTAAGTGATTCTGTAAGAagcatttacttttatttattagaaGACAGTTGTCTCCCAGTGTACTGTGTACAATGGTAATTCAGTGCCACAGGCTGATCTGTTGTATAACACGTTCACACCTGCAGAAGCCAGGAGCGATCTTGAATAATTCAAACCATAAGGCCAGTTGCCACTTCTGTTGCTTCGTAccgaatcacagaaccacagaatggttcgggttggaagggaccttaaagaccatctagttccaacccccctgccatgggcagggacacctcccaccagaccaggctgctcaaagccccatccagtctggccttgaacacttccagggatggggcacccacagcttccctgggcaacctgggccagtgtctcagcactcccacaataaagaatttcttcctgatatccaatctaaatctaccctctttcagtttgaagctgttaccctgtgtcctgtcattacactccctgatcaggaatccctccccatccttcctgtagaccccctttaggtactggaaggccgctgtaaggtctccccgcagccttctcttctccaggctgaacaaccccaactctctcagcctgtcctcatagcagaggtgctccaaccctctgatgatcttcgtggccctctgctggacccgttccaacagatccatgtccttcttctgctgaggactccagaactggacacagtactccaggtggggtctcaccagagcagagcaggtgggcagaatcacctcccttgacctgctggtcatgcttcttttgatgcagcccaggatgcggttggctttccgggctgcaagtgcacactgacggctcatgttgagcttctcgtctaccagtacccccaagtccttctcctcagggctgctctcaagccattcttaAATGAGTCCTAAATTTGCACTAACTGTGGGCAGTTTTATGTTACAGTAAATATGTGCTTCTGTCTCTGCCTTCTCAGAGACAAGTAACAATAGACACCAATACCAAATACCAAGACGAAATAGCTccagaaaaaggagagaacaCCTAGATTGTGAGACGGAATCACTAACGGGATCCATCTCTCCACTACAAAAATCTTCATGAACTTGACAAGTTGTAATTAATCACCCAGCACTGCTACGTAGGATATACCAGTTCTGCAAAACTACAGTATTTCCAAGAAcattcagaaaaactgaagtaattGTCCCTATTTTAAAACAACACGTCAGGACAACGGAACAATATCAAATTGCTCAGTACTTGATATTTCTCAATATTAATACACACTTTGACATTTAAAACCTAACCTTCAGTAAGACTACCACTAGAGAAACTGCCAGCAACAAGAACtggaaactaaaacaaaaccaagaaacagcAACATCCCTCACCCTGCGCCAGCAA of the Larus michahellis chromosome 2, bLarMic1.1, whole genome shotgun sequence genome contains:
- the ANKRD46 gene encoding ankyrin repeat domain-containing protein 46 — encoded protein: MSYVFVNDSSQTNVPLLQACIDGDFNYSKRLLESGFDPNIRDSRGRTGLHLAAARGNVDICQLLHKFGADLLATDYQGNTALHLCGHVDTIQFLVSNGLKIDICNHQGATPLVLAKRRGVNKDVIRLLESLEEQEVKGFNRGAHSKLETMQTAESESAMESHSLLNPNLQQGEGVLSSFRTTWQEFVEDLGFWRVLLLIIVIALLSLGIAYYVSGVLPFVENQPELVH